The Vescimonas coprocola genome includes a window with the following:
- a CDS encoding DUF896 domain-containing protein, whose protein sequence is MDQKKIDRINELAKKARTPEGLTPEETQERAALRREYIDTVVGNLARELDNTWVVDENGNKRKLRKRGEENTHD, encoded by the coding sequence ATGGATCAGAAGAAGATAGACCGGATCAATGAGCTGGCAAAGAAGGCCAGGACTCCGGAGGGGCTGACTCCGGAGGAGACGCAGGAGCGGGCTGCCCTACGCCGGGAGTATATCGACACCGTGGTGGGGAATCTGGCACGGGAACTGGATAACACCTGGGTGGTGGATGAGAACGGCAACAAGCGCAAGCTGAGAAAGCGGGGAGAGGAGAACACCCATGACTGA
- a CDS encoding YlmH family RNA-binding protein — MDKRALLDRLAANGDERLLLGRVWDKYEQCRRRNIPVVTGFLSPAEQELVRRLMGALDVREGWLLWGGYDTAQRRQAHFLPDWQTEPDFEAVAALRATFYEPNSLTHRDVLGSLMGLGVTRESVGDILVAEQSVDVLVTEPVRRFLLDSWDSAGRVRLKVQPIGPTELQVPEEKVKLLRDTVSSLRLDSVLSVGFSLSRSKAAEAVTSGKVQVNWTDWQKPDRQVVQGDVLTLRGLGKCVLEEVGNQTKKGRVFITVKRYL; from the coding sequence ATGGATAAACGGGCTCTGTTGGACCGACTGGCGGCAAACGGTGACGAGCGCCTGCTGCTGGGAAGGGTCTGGGATAAATACGAGCAGTGCCGCCGCAGGAACATCCCGGTGGTGACGGGCTTCCTCTCCCCGGCGGAGCAGGAGCTGGTGCGCCGCCTGATGGGGGCGCTGGATGTCCGGGAGGGCTGGCTTCTATGGGGTGGCTACGACACCGCCCAGCGGCGGCAGGCCCACTTCCTGCCGGATTGGCAGACGGAACCGGACTTCGAGGCCGTGGCCGCTCTGCGGGCCACCTTCTATGAACCCAACAGCCTGACCCACCGGGACGTGCTGGGCAGCCTGATGGGGCTGGGTGTTACCAGAGAATCCGTGGGGGATATTCTGGTGGCAGAGCAGTCGGTGGATGTGCTGGTGACGGAGCCGGTGCGCCGCTTCCTGCTGGATAGCTGGGACAGCGCCGGCCGGGTACGGCTGAAGGTGCAGCCCATCGGTCCCACGGAGCTTCAGGTGCCGGAGGAGAAGGTGAAGCTGCTGCGGGATACCGTGTCCTCCCTGCGGCTGGACAGTGTTCTGTCGGTGGGCTTTTCCCTGAGCCGCAGCAAGGCGGCGGAGGCCGTCACCTCCGGCAAGGTGCAGGTGAACTGGACGGACTGGCAGAAGCCGGACCGGCAGGTGGTGCAGGGCGACGTGCTGACTCTCCGGGGCCTTGGTAAGTGCGTGCTGGAGGAAGTGGGGAATCAGACGAAAAAGGGAAGGGTGTTTATCACCGTCAAGCGCTACCTCTGA
- a CDS encoding ABC transporter ATP-binding protein — protein MTTKDFQTKRPLAIFLSYFRPHRRLFALDIICAFMISLVDLAFPLISRTAMYQWLPQQQYRTFFIVMGIVVLAFVLRSFLCFVVGYWGHTFGIRVEADIRRDLFRHMQELGFDFYDRNRTGQLMSRLTSDLFEVTELAHHGPEDLFISAVTIVGALIVMFSIQWRLALVVSLIIPIFMVVVMYRRRQMSAASRAAKQKTGVINAEIESGLSGVRTTKAFANEEKQQTRFDGANEIFKTAKRGFHKEMGLFNASMEFFICILSVAVIAVGGWLIMKGQMDYVGLITFSLYITTFISPIRKLANFAEMFSNGFAGLHRFIELMATEPTIQDAPDAVELSQVRGEVELDHVSFTYPGSSEVLHDIDLTVAAGETVAIVGPSGGGKSTLCQLVPRFYDVTEGSIRVDGLDVRQVTQRSLRRAIGIVQQDVFLFADTIRENIRYGRPDATDEEVEQAAHRAELLEDIRTMPQGFDTYVGERGAMLSGGQKQRVAIARIFLKDPAILILDEATSALDSVTEAKIQGAFDQLSQGRTTLIIAHRLSTIRSAHRILVVQDGRIAEQGSHAQLLAENGAYARLYHTQNLGENHG, from the coding sequence ATGACCACCAAGGATTTTCAGACCAAGCGGCCTCTGGCCATTTTCCTCAGTTATTTCCGGCCCCACCGCCGGCTCTTCGCATTGGATATCATCTGCGCTTTCATGATCTCTCTGGTGGATCTGGCCTTTCCCCTGATCTCCCGTACCGCCATGTACCAGTGGCTGCCCCAGCAGCAGTACCGCACTTTCTTCATCGTCATGGGTATTGTGGTGCTGGCCTTTGTGCTGCGCTCCTTTCTGTGCTTCGTGGTGGGCTATTGGGGCCACACCTTCGGCATCCGGGTGGAGGCGGATATCCGCCGGGATCTGTTCCGCCATATGCAGGAGCTGGGCTTCGACTTCTACGACCGCAACCGCACCGGCCAGCTGATGAGCCGCCTGACCTCCGACCTGTTCGAGGTGACGGAACTGGCCCACCACGGCCCGGAGGATCTGTTCATCTCCGCAGTGACCATCGTGGGCGCCCTGATCGTCATGTTCTCCATCCAGTGGCGTCTGGCGCTGGTGGTGAGTCTCATCATCCCCATTTTCATGGTGGTGGTCATGTACCGCCGCCGCCAGATGAGCGCCGCCTCCCGCGCGGCCAAGCAGAAAACCGGCGTCATCAACGCCGAGATCGAGTCCGGTCTCTCCGGTGTCCGCACCACCAAGGCCTTCGCCAATGAGGAGAAGCAGCAGACCCGATTTGACGGCGCCAACGAGATATTCAAGACCGCCAAGCGTGGCTTTCATAAAGAGATGGGCCTTTTCAACGCCAGCATGGAGTTCTTCATCTGCATCCTGTCCGTGGCGGTCATCGCCGTGGGCGGCTGGCTCATCATGAAGGGGCAGATGGACTATGTGGGGCTCATTACCTTCAGCCTGTATATCACCACCTTCATCAGCCCCATCCGCAAGCTGGCCAACTTTGCCGAGATGTTCTCCAACGGCTTTGCGGGCCTTCACCGGTTCATTGAACTGATGGCCACGGAGCCCACCATTCAGGACGCCCCCGACGCCGTGGAGCTGTCGCAGGTTCGGGGCGAGGTGGAGCTGGATCATGTCAGCTTCACCTATCCGGGCAGCAGCGAGGTCCTTCACGACATCGATCTCACCGTGGCCGCCGGGGAGACGGTGGCCATCGTAGGCCCCTCCGGCGGCGGCAAGAGCACCCTGTGCCAGCTGGTACCCCGGTTCTATGACGTCACGGAGGGCAGCATCCGGGTGGATGGGCTGGACGTGCGGCAGGTGACCCAGCGCTCCCTGCGCCGGGCCATCGGCATCGTGCAGCAGGACGTGTTCCTCTTTGCCGATACCATTCGGGAGAACATCCGCTACGGCCGCCCCGACGCCACCGACGAGGAGGTGGAGCAGGCGGCCCACCGGGCGGAGCTGCTGGAGGATATCCGGACCATGCCTCAGGGCTTCGACACCTATGTGGGGGAGCGGGGGGCCATGCTCTCCGGCGGCCAGAAGCAGCGGGTGGCCATCGCCCGCATCTTCCTGAAGGACCCGGCCATCCTCATTTTGGACGAGGCCACCTCGGCGCTGGACAGCGTCACCGAGGCAAAAATTCAAGGGGCCTTTGACCAACTGAGCCAGGGCCGCACCACCCTCATCATTGCCCACCGGCTCTCCACCATCCGCTCCGCCCACCGGATTCTGGTGGTGCAGGACGGCCGCATTGCCGAGCAGGGCAGCCATGCCCAGCTGCTGGCGGAGAACGGGGCCTACGCCCGGCTGTACCACACGCAGAATCTGGGGGAGAACCATGGATAA
- a CDS encoding Na/Pi cotransporter family protein: protein MSVSDFISLLGGVALFLFGMSIMGDALKKVAGNQLELVLYNLTSTPIKGVLLGTGVTAVIQSSSATSVMVVGFVNSGMMKVNQAIGIVLGAILGTSVTGWVLCLSNLSGGGWVALLSTSTLTALMATIGTLLRMISRKQTTRHVGEILLGFAVLMYGMTAMSGAVEPLRESAVFINAMTSFANPLLGILVGIVFTSVIQSASAAVGILQALAATGAVTFEIALPIIMGIAIGAAVPVLLSALGANVSGKRTAFVYLLIDVLGVVIWGCIFYAVNAVVHFDFMDTTMTTVSIALANTLFRLATVVALMPLIGLLEKLVCMLVPDDSESSRERQKMDRLEERFLQHPALAIEQSRQVTDAMAQCAMENLLAAMALVHQYSDKGFRAVAETESTVDRYEDRLGTYLMKITGKELTARQSEEVSKYLHTISDFERISDHALNISEVAQEIHSKGMAFSEEASRELKVMEDAVSEILYLSIHAFVEGDLAAASRVEPLEEIIDGLCDELKLHHVDRLQKGVCTLSQGFVFNDLLTNYERVADHCSNIAVAMIELESDAFDTHEYLKSVKDMKSDSFARYYEEYSKKFTL, encoded by the coding sequence TTGAGCGTTTCTGATTTCATTTCCCTGCTGGGCGGCGTGGCCCTGTTCCTGTTCGGTATGTCCATCATGGGCGATGCCCTGAAGAAGGTAGCAGGCAATCAACTGGAGCTGGTGTTGTATAACCTCACCAGCACGCCCATCAAGGGGGTCCTGCTGGGGACCGGTGTCACGGCGGTGATCCAGTCCTCCTCCGCCACCTCGGTGATGGTGGTGGGCTTCGTCAACTCCGGCATGATGAAGGTCAATCAGGCCATCGGCATCGTGCTGGGCGCCATCTTGGGCACCAGCGTTACCGGCTGGGTGCTGTGCCTCAGCAACCTCTCCGGCGGCGGCTGGGTGGCCCTGCTGAGCACTTCCACTCTGACGGCCCTGATGGCCACCATCGGCACCCTGCTGCGGATGATCAGCAGGAAGCAGACCACCCGCCATGTGGGGGAGATCCTGCTGGGCTTTGCCGTGCTGATGTACGGCATGACCGCCATGAGCGGCGCCGTGGAGCCCCTGCGGGAGAGTGCGGTGTTCATCAACGCCATGACCTCCTTCGCTAACCCTCTGCTGGGAATTCTGGTGGGCATCGTGTTCACCAGCGTCATCCAGAGTGCCTCCGCCGCCGTGGGTATCCTGCAGGCGCTGGCCGCCACCGGAGCCGTCACCTTTGAAATTGCCCTTCCTATTATCATGGGGATTGCCATCGGCGCTGCGGTGCCGGTGCTGCTGTCGGCGCTGGGTGCCAACGTCAGCGGCAAGCGCACGGCCTTCGTCTATCTGCTCATCGACGTGCTGGGTGTGGTGATCTGGGGCTGCATCTTTTATGCCGTCAATGCCGTGGTGCATTTTGACTTCATGGATACCACCATGACCACCGTGTCCATCGCTCTGGCGAACACCCTGTTCCGTCTGGCCACGGTGGTGGCCCTGATGCCCCTCATCGGCCTGCTGGAGAAGCTGGTATGTATGCTGGTGCCGGACGACTCCGAGAGCAGCCGGGAGCGCCAGAAGATGGACCGTCTGGAGGAGCGCTTCCTGCAGCACCCGGCGCTGGCCATCGAGCAGAGCCGTCAGGTCACCGACGCCATGGCTCAGTGCGCCATGGAGAATCTGCTGGCCGCCATGGCGCTGGTGCATCAGTACAGCGACAAGGGCTTCCGGGCCGTGGCGGAGACAGAGTCCACCGTGGACCGCTATGAGGACCGGCTGGGTACCTATCTCATGAAGATCACCGGTAAGGAACTCACCGCCCGTCAGAGTGAGGAGGTATCCAAGTATCTGCATACCATCTCCGACTTCGAGCGCATCTCCGACCACGCCCTGAACATCTCCGAGGTGGCGCAGGAGATCCACAGCAAGGGCATGGCCTTCTCGGAGGAGGCCAGCCGGGAGCTGAAGGTGATGGAGGATGCCGTCTCCGAAATCCTCTACCTCTCCATCCACGCCTTTGTGGAGGGGGATCTGGCCGCCGCCAGCCGGGTAGAGCCGCTGGAGGAGATCATCGACGGCCTGTGCGACGAGCTGAAGCTGCACCATGTGGACCGTCTGCAAAAGGGCGTGTGTACCCTGAGTCAGGGCTTCGTGTTCAACGATCTGCTCACCAACTATGAGCGGGTGGCGGACCACTGCTCCAATATCGCCGTGGCCATGATCGAGCTGGAGTCTGACGCCTTCGATACCCACGAGTATTTGAAGAGCGTCAAGGATATGAAATCCGACTCCTTCGCCCGCTATTACGAGGAATACAGCAAAAAATTCACTTTGTAA
- a CDS encoding COG2426 family protein, whose translation MKHGLIVFLVSMVPLIELRGAIPYGVAYGMPLWLTYLIAIVGNMLPVPFIYLFARKILLWGKDKPVIGRFFTFCLEKGERGGQKLQAKAGRGLFWALLLFVGIPLPGTGAWTGTLAASLLDMGFKKSVLACMGGVLLAGCIMGILSVLGVSAFGAVVQ comes from the coding sequence ATGAAACACGGACTCATCGTTTTTCTGGTATCCATGGTCCCCCTCATCGAGCTGCGGGGCGCCATCCCCTACGGCGTGGCCTACGGGATGCCGCTGTGGCTGACGTATCTCATTGCCATCGTGGGGAATATGCTGCCGGTGCCGTTTATCTATCTCTTCGCCCGGAAGATCCTTCTTTGGGGCAAGGATAAGCCTGTCATCGGAAGGTTCTTCACCTTCTGTCTGGAAAAGGGTGAGCGGGGCGGCCAAAAGCTTCAGGCGAAGGCCGGCCGGGGCTTGTTCTGGGCTCTTTTGCTGTTCGTGGGGATCCCCCTGCCCGGCACCGGTGCGTGGACGGGAACTCTGGCGGCCTCTCTGCTGGATATGGGCTTTAAGAAGAGCGTGCTGGCCTGCATGGGCGGTGTGCTGCTGGCCGGGTGCATCATGGGCATCCTCAGCGTGCTGGGCGTGTCTGCCTTTGGCGCTGTGGTACAATAG
- a CDS encoding V-type ATPase subunit subunit G family protein: MYLELVKQVSQVEQETEASVRQAAQQAQQMQEEAERSGRALVEQTRRDLQQLETQRRRQAAEDAEAARQQALREVQADCDALRQRAGAKMPQAVDTILRRVVQE; the protein is encoded by the coding sequence ATGTATCTGGAGCTGGTGAAGCAGGTATCGCAGGTGGAGCAGGAGACGGAAGCCTCCGTCCGTCAGGCGGCCCAGCAGGCTCAGCAGATGCAGGAGGAGGCGGAACGCTCCGGACGTGCGCTGGTGGAACAGACACGCCGGGACTTGCAGCAGCTGGAGACCCAGCGCCGCCGGCAGGCGGCGGAGGACGCCGAAGCAGCCCGGCAGCAGGCGCTGCGGGAGGTTCAGGCAGACTGTGACGCCCTGCGGCAGCGGGCCGGGGCCAAGATGCCTCAGGCGGTAGACACCATTCTGAGAAGGGTGGTGCAGGAGTAG
- a CDS encoding V-type ATP synthase subunit I has translation MAIVKMQRLHLLAMEEERQSLMDALLRFGRLEIRQTEDLAADPDWAVLLHPEPAELVRWREASRQMEAALSALGSRGLKKTGLFAPRPRISQSQFLDEAALRQQQALAAEILGHTARKEQLTSQLQRIQAQRLSLEPWAELDVPLELHRSGQLSVIPGTMPLRSELQQAKNALEEQPAELVQVSLSPQQQYLLLLVHQAAESAVLEVLRPFGFAAASFGTLTGTVQENLQRLDDEEEQTRQDRRAEDAALDALGGRQPELRLGLDRLKLQIQREDNRQRLLTDGHIFYLEGWVPEADTARLEQLLEGYSCAWDLRVPTEEEYPEVPVTLKSNWLTRCMTCITEQYSMPAYDGVDPNPVMAPFFILFFGMMMADMGYGLLMIFLPLLYLKKARPPESKRGFIELILWCGIVTFIFGALTGGFFGDFIPQLCKVIDPASTFELPSLFSPLNDTMAIMVGSMVLGGSQILTGMTISVVKKTRDGHFADALWDEITWWVILAGGAMALLKVGSVAGVPVVLVIGVLMLVYGSGRGKKGFGKVTGLVSAVYNGVTGFFSDILSYVRLMALMLSGAVLAQVFNMLGATTGNVVGFVVIALIGNALNLALNLLGCYVHDMRLQFLEFFGRFYKEGGKSYRPLSVETQYVEVMKEDN, from the coding sequence GTGGCCATTGTGAAAATGCAGCGGCTGCACCTGTTGGCGATGGAGGAGGAGCGGCAGTCCCTGATGGATGCGCTGCTGCGGTTCGGTCGGCTGGAGATCCGGCAGACGGAGGATCTGGCGGCGGATCCGGACTGGGCGGTGCTGCTGCATCCGGAACCGGCGGAGCTGGTTCGCTGGCGGGAGGCCTCCCGCCAGATGGAGGCGGCGCTGTCGGCGCTGGGCAGCCGGGGTCTGAAAAAGACCGGACTGTTTGCCCCCCGCCCCCGCATCAGCCAGAGTCAGTTTCTGGATGAGGCGGCACTGCGGCAGCAGCAGGCGCTGGCAGCGGAGATCCTGGGCCATACGGCCCGCAAGGAGCAGCTGACCTCCCAGCTTCAGCGTATTCAGGCCCAGCGGCTGTCGCTGGAGCCGTGGGCGGAGCTGGACGTGCCGCTGGAGCTGCACCGCAGCGGCCAGCTGTCGGTGATCCCCGGCACCATGCCCCTGCGTTCGGAGCTTCAGCAGGCGAAAAACGCTCTGGAGGAACAGCCGGCGGAGCTGGTACAGGTATCCCTGTCGCCGCAGCAGCAGTATCTTCTGCTGCTGGTACATCAGGCGGCGGAGAGCGCAGTGCTGGAGGTGCTGCGGCCTTTCGGCTTTGCGGCGGCCTCCTTCGGTACCCTCACCGGTACGGTGCAGGAGAACCTGCAGCGGCTGGACGATGAGGAGGAGCAAACCCGGCAGGATCGCCGGGCGGAGGACGCTGCGCTGGACGCCTTGGGAGGCCGTCAGCCGGAGCTGAGGCTGGGTCTGGACCGGCTGAAGCTGCAGATCCAGCGGGAGGATAACCGCCAGCGGCTCCTCACCGACGGACATATCTTCTATTTGGAGGGCTGGGTGCCGGAGGCAGACACCGCCCGGCTGGAGCAGCTGCTGGAGGGCTACTCCTGTGCGTGGGATCTGCGGGTCCCCACCGAGGAGGAGTATCCGGAGGTGCCGGTGACGCTGAAGAGCAACTGGCTCACCCGGTGCATGACCTGCATCACGGAGCAGTACTCCATGCCCGCCTACGACGGCGTGGACCCCAACCCGGTCATGGCCCCGTTTTTCATCCTGTTCTTCGGCATGATGATGGCGGACATGGGCTACGGCCTTCTGATGATCTTTCTGCCGCTGCTGTACCTGAAAAAGGCACGACCGCCGGAGAGCAAACGGGGCTTTATCGAGCTGATCCTGTGGTGCGGCATCGTGACCTTTATTTTCGGCGCCCTCACCGGCGGCTTCTTCGGGGACTTCATCCCCCAGCTGTGCAAGGTCATTGACCCGGCCAGCACCTTCGAGCTGCCCAGCCTCTTCTCGCCGCTGAACGACACCATGGCCATCATGGTCGGCTCCATGGTGCTGGGCGGCAGCCAGATCCTCACCGGCATGACCATCAGCGTGGTGAAGAAAACCAGGGACGGCCACTTTGCCGACGCCCTGTGGGACGAGATCACATGGTGGGTCATTCTGGCCGGCGGGGCCATGGCGCTGCTGAAGGTGGGCAGCGTGGCCGGTGTGCCGGTGGTGCTGGTCATCGGCGTGCTGATGCTGGTATACGGCTCCGGTCGGGGCAAGAAGGGCTTCGGCAAGGTCACGGGGCTGGTGAGCGCCGTATATAACGGCGTCACAGGCTTTTTCAGCGATATCCTCTCCTATGTGCGTCTGATGGCGCTGATGCTGTCGGGCGCCGTGCTGGCGCAGGTGTTCAATATGCTGGGTGCCACCACCGGAAACGTGGTGGGCTTCGTGGTCATTGCCCTCATCGGCAACGCCCTGAATCTGGCGCTGAACCTGCTGGGCTGCTACGTCCACGATATGCGTCTGCAGTTTCTGGAATTTTTCGGTCGGTTTTACAAGGAGGGCGGCAAGAGCTACAGGCCGCTGTCCGTAGAAACACAATATGTTGAAGTTATGAAGGAGGATAATTGA
- a CDS encoding V-type ATP synthase subunit K has translation MYDFLNAIGGMGFAILGAALTVGLCCVGSAKGTGLVGEAAAGLVSEDPDKSTKCLILQVLPGTQGLYGFVALFIVLLQVGLMSGTPVDLTLTQGMSFFAACIPTAIGGWLSAKFQGRVAAASVGIVAKHPEAATKGLIFCGIVEFYAILSLVATIMLATNIL, from the coding sequence ATGTATGATTTTCTGAACGCCATCGGCGGCATGGGTTTCGCCATTCTGGGTGCGGCGCTGACGGTGGGTCTGTGCTGCGTGGGCTCCGCCAAGGGTACCGGTCTCGTGGGTGAGGCCGCCGCCGGTCTGGTCAGCGAGGATCCCGACAAGAGCACCAAGTGCCTGATCTTGCAGGTGCTGCCCGGTACGCAGGGTCTGTATGGCTTCGTGGCCCTGTTCATCGTCCTGCTGCAGGTAGGTCTCATGAGCGGCACTCCCGTAGATCTGACGCTGACTCAGGGCATGTCCTTCTTCGCCGCCTGCATCCCCACCGCCATCGGCGGCTGGCTCTCCGCCAAGTTCCAGGGCCGTGTGGCCGCCGCCTCCGTGGGTATCGTGGCCAAGCACCCGGAGGCCGCCACCAAGGGCCTGATCTTCTGCGGTATCGTGGAGTTCTACGCCATTTTGTCCCTGGTGGCTACCATCATGCTGGCTACCAACATTCTGTAA
- a CDS encoding V-type ATP synthase subunit E has protein sequence MKGLERITQRIQTDAQGQIEALTAAGRRQAQEITEKYEDQARQLRQADQEKAARDAQQDQRRAQSGADRTRREQLLACKQQLIDDTFRQARQQLTQLPREKYVHLLVQLAVKNGAGTEEIILSPEDAPLGQQVLEGANAQGRHFRLSAEQRPTGGGLILKQGSVECSCTFPEILRQLRQEMSGEVAAILFD, from the coding sequence ATGAAGGGACTGGAACGGATCACCCAGCGCATCCAGACGGATGCACAGGGGCAGATAGAAGCCCTGACGGCGGCAGGACGCCGCCAGGCACAGGAGATCACGGAGAAGTACGAGGACCAGGCCCGGCAGCTGCGCCAGGCGGATCAGGAAAAGGCCGCCCGTGATGCCCAGCAGGATCAGCGGAGAGCCCAGAGCGGCGCCGACCGCACCCGCCGGGAGCAGCTCCTCGCCTGCAAGCAGCAGCTCATTGACGATACCTTCCGACAGGCCCGGCAGCAGCTGACGCAGCTGCCCCGTGAGAAATATGTGCATCTGCTGGTGCAGCTGGCGGTGAAAAACGGAGCCGGCACCGAGGAGATCATCCTCTCCCCGGAGGACGCACCGCTGGGGCAGCAGGTGCTGGAGGGCGCCAACGCTCAGGGACGGCACTTCCGCCTGTCTGCGGAGCAGCGTCCCACCGGCGGAGGGCTGATCCTCAAGCAGGGCAGCGTGGAGTGCAGCTGCACCTTCCCGGAGATCCTGCGGCAGCTGCGGCAGGAGATGTCCGGCGAGGTCGCCGCCATTCTGTTTGACTGA
- a CDS encoding V-type ATPase subunit: MTKKYHDTEYLYLSACIHSWETRLLTPERREQLLSAPTDRDAARVLEEMGWPAFDPESEAALDQAVGRRREELFARLGKDMPDARILDVFRLPTDYHNLKVLVKSRGEDCRRLLMAGGRWDPEQLLSDYRQRELRDFLPAETAQAVQQARQALAETGNGQECDLVLDGTCFRELTRLADAVDCPALTDYLRTRIDGVNLCSAVRAHRLRKGPDFLHKVLLEGGSVPPTALEEAAPADLRELYAATPLREAAGLAEGICAGGGSMTALEKQCDNAVLRLAAKARRTPFGVETALGYLIAAEAELTAVRTIMTGRRAGLSADAIRERLRDIYG; the protein is encoded by the coding sequence TTGACCAAGAAGTATCATGATACGGAATATCTGTATCTCAGCGCCTGTATCCACAGCTGGGAGACTCGGCTGCTGACCCCGGAGCGCCGGGAGCAGCTGCTGTCGGCTCCGACGGACCGGGATGCGGCCCGTGTGCTGGAGGAGATGGGCTGGCCCGCCTTTGACCCGGAGTCGGAGGCGGCGCTGGATCAGGCCGTTGGCCGGCGGCGGGAGGAGCTGTTCGCCCGTCTGGGCAAGGATATGCCCGATGCACGGATCCTAGACGTTTTCCGGCTGCCCACGGACTATCACAATCTGAAGGTATTGGTAAAGAGCCGGGGCGAGGACTGCCGCCGCCTGCTGATGGCAGGAGGCCGGTGGGATCCGGAGCAGCTGCTGTCGGACTACCGGCAGCGGGAGCTGCGGGACTTCCTCCCTGCCGAGACGGCGCAGGCCGTACAGCAGGCCCGTCAGGCTCTGGCGGAGACCGGCAACGGTCAGGAGTGCGATCTTGTGCTGGACGGCACCTGCTTCCGGGAGCTGACCCGGCTGGCGGATGCGGTGGACTGTCCCGCCCTGACGGACTATCTCCGCACCCGCATCGACGGCGTGAACCTGTGCAGCGCCGTGCGGGCCCACCGGCTGAGAAAAGGGCCGGACTTTCTGCACAAGGTGCTGCTGGAGGGCGGCAGCGTTCCTCCGACAGCGCTGGAGGAGGCCGCCCCTGCCGATCTGCGGGAGCTGTATGCCGCCACGCCTCTGCGGGAGGCCGCCGGTCTGGCGGAGGGCATCTGCGCCGGAGGCGGCAGCATGACGGCGCTGGAAAAGCAGTGCGACAACGCCGTGCTGCGTCTGGCGGCCAAGGCCCGCCGCACCCCCTTCGGCGTGGAGACGGCACTGGGGTATCTCATTGCGGCGGAAGCGGAGCTTACCGCCGTCCGCACCATCATGACGGGACGCCGGGCGGGACTGTCCGCCGACGCCATCCGGGAAAGGCTGCGTGATATTTATGGCTAA
- a CDS encoding V-type ATP synthase subunit F: MAKIAVIGDRDSVLGFRALGLEVHTVEDSTEARHLLRKAAEEGCAAVFLTEALAAPLQEEIDRYKEALTPAIVLIPGKGGSLGLGETALHNAVERAVGADIT; encoded by the coding sequence ATGGCTAAGATCGCCGTCATCGGTGACCGGGACAGTGTGCTGGGCTTCCGGGCTTTGGGGCTGGAGGTCCACACCGTGGAGGACAGCACCGAGGCCCGCCATCTGCTCCGTAAGGCTGCGGAGGAGGGCTGTGCGGCGGTGTTCCTGACGGAGGCGCTGGCGGCTCCCCTGCAGGAGGAGATCGACCGCTATAAGGAGGCGCTGACCCCCGCCATCGTATTGATCCCCGGCAAGGGTGGTTCCCTTGGGCTGGGGGAGACTGCGCTGCACAACGCCGTGGAGCGTGCCGTGGGCGCAGACATCACTTGA